In one window of Mercurialis annua linkage group LG4, ddMerAnnu1.2, whole genome shotgun sequence DNA:
- the LOC126678953 gene encoding uncharacterized protein LOC126678953 encodes MMMAQKPLHELLKEDQEPFLLKNYIADRRCQFKKLKSRTQQNLLQIKKRKPIPQNFCKNACFFSVINSPDLKKSPLFELQSPVKSPRKTTNAIFLHIPAKTAGLLLDAALRIQKQSSACQKPKSNSGFGLFGSLLNRLKKTSPKKEQLSRTSVKDVLKFRDSRKRNNEEEMSSGVWSESNCNEENNSWDLDLETSSSGQLSQEMEFVSNDSPFHFVLKRSSSSSSGHRTPVFLSPATSPCRHKTEVKENNNEVESLEKFQENNEEEEDKEQCSPVSVLDPPFEDDDDGHYDHSEDDGFDLECSYAFVQRAKLQLLQKLRRFEKLAGLDPVELEKRMLEQEHELEEEPDYGDDNDETDLSDGEQDTETLVIEELMSKSSFCHLRKIPKDMKRLVSDLINEEEREQNYFGERETTAKRVCKRFESWKEVESNTIDMMVEEDFKKELDAWKKYQEQVSKAALEIELGILELLVEELSQELVSLA; translated from the exons ATGATGATGGCTCAAAAGCCTCTACATGAGCTTCTAAAAGAAGATCAAGAACCTTTCTTGCTCAAGAACTACATTGCTGACAGACGTTGCCAATTCAAGAAACTCAAATCAAGAACCCAACAAAACTTACTACAAATCAAGAAAAGAAAACCCATTCCTCAAAATTTCTGCAAAAATGCTTGTTTTTTCTCTGTTATCAACTCACCCGACCTTAAAAAATCGCCTCTTTTTGAGCTACAATCGCCCGTTAAAAGCCCTCGTAAAACCACCAACGCTATCTTCCTTCACATCCCGGCTAAAACCGCCGGTCTTCTTCTTGACGCTGCTCTTAGGATCCAGAAACAATCGTCGGCCTGTCAAAAACCGAAGAGTAATAGTGGGTTTGGTTTGTTTGGTTCTTTATTGAACCGGCTTAAGAAAACCAGTCCGAAGAAGGAGCAACTCAGTAGAACTTCTGTTAAGGATGTTTTAAAGTTTAGGGATTCAAGAAAACGTAATAATGAAGAAGAAATGAGCAGTGGTGTTTGGTCTGAAAGTAATTGTAATGAAGAAAATAATTCTTGGGATTTGGATTTGGAGACTTCAAGCAGTGGCCAATTGTCTCAAGAAATGGAATTTGTTAGTAATGATAGCCCTTTTCATTTTGTTCTTAAAAGATCAAGTTCATCCTCCTCCGGTCACCGGACTCCTGTTTTCTTGTCTCCGGCCACCTCCCCTTGCCGCCATAAAACAGAG GTGAAAGAGAATAATAATGAGGTAGAAAGCTTAGAAAAATTCCAAGAAAATaatgaagaagaggaagatAAAGAACAATGTAGTCCTGTTTCGGTATTGGACCCGCCGTTTGAAGATGATGACGATGGTCATTACGATCATAGTGAGGACGACGGTTTCGATCTGGAATGCAGCTATGCATTTGTACAAA GAGCAAAGTTACAGCTGTTGCAAAAGCTACGTAGATTCGAAAAATTAGCCGGGTTAGATCCTGTCGAACTCGAGAAAAGAATGCTAGAGCAAGAACACGAGTTGGAAGAAGAGCCAGATTACGGAGACGACAATGACGAGACAGATTTATCTGACGGAGAACAGGACACTGAAACATTAGTGATTGAAGAACTGATGAGTAAATCAAGCTTCTGTCATCTACGAAAAATTCCGAAAGACATGAAAAGACTGGTGTCTGATCTCATAAATGAAGAAGAGCGTGAGCAGAATTACTTCGGCGAGAGGGAAACAACAGCGAAAAGGGTATGCAAGAGATTTGAATCATGGAAAGAAGTTGAATCAAACACCATTGATATGATGGTAGAAGAAGATTTCAAGAAAGAATTAGATGCATGGAAAAAATATCAAGAACAAGTAAGTAAAGCAGCATTAGAGATTGAACTTGGTATTCTTGAATTATTAGTCGAAGAATTATCTCAAGAACTAGTTAGCTTAGCTTAA